A single window of Streptomyces sp. NBC_00464 DNA harbors:
- a CDS encoding VIT1/CCC1 transporter family protein: MSIIETDAVLHEAHRDNHTHRDVNGGWLRPAVFGAMDGLVSNLALMTGVAGGAVSHRTIVITGLAGLAAGAFSMAAGEYTSVASQRELVEAELDVERRELRKHPKDEERELAELYESRGVERHLAREVARQLSRDPEQALEIHAREELGIDPGDLPSPLVAAVSSFGAFALGALLPVLPFLLGADAMWPAVLLALVGLFGCGAVVARVTARSWWFSGLRQLLLGGAAAAITYGLGALFGVAVGG; this comes from the coding sequence GTGTCCATCATCGAGACCGACGCCGTACTGCACGAGGCGCACCGGGACAACCACACCCACCGTGATGTCAACGGTGGCTGGCTGCGTCCGGCGGTGTTCGGTGCCATGGACGGGCTCGTCTCGAACCTCGCCCTGATGACCGGTGTCGCGGGCGGTGCGGTCTCGCACCGCACCATCGTGATCACCGGACTGGCCGGGCTGGCCGCGGGCGCCTTCTCGATGGCGGCAGGCGAGTACACCTCCGTCGCCTCGCAGCGCGAGCTCGTCGAGGCCGAACTCGATGTCGAGCGGCGGGAGCTGCGCAAGCACCCCAAGGACGAGGAGCGGGAGCTCGCCGAGCTCTACGAGTCCCGCGGAGTCGAGCGGCACCTGGCCCGCGAGGTCGCCCGTCAGCTGTCGCGCGACCCCGAACAGGCCCTGGAGATCCACGCCCGCGAGGAGCTCGGCATCGACCCGGGCGACCTGCCGTCACCCCTCGTCGCCGCCGTGTCCTCGTTCGGCGCCTTCGCCCTGGGCGCGCTCCTGCCCGTACTGCCGTTCCTGCTCGGCGCGGACGCGATGTGGCCCGCCGTGCTGCTCGCCCTGGTCGGACTCTTCGGCTGCGGCGCGGTCGTGGCCCGGGTGACGGCCCGCAGCTGGTGGTTCAGCGGGCTGCGCCAGCTGCTGCTCGGCGGCGCGGCGGCCGCGATCACCTATGGCCTGGGCGCACTGTTCGGGGTCGCCGTCGGAGGCTGA
- a CDS encoding ADP-ribosylglycohydrolase family protein, producing MTSTAPPAPTRSAPPTTPAAPTLDERIAGALVGAAVGDALGGPVEGYSPEQIVARHGGRVAGVVGPWAGDDWRTARPVAPYHKGDGHVTDDTLMTHALIRVYGKVRGHLDAYSVADHLVPELISNPRWIPELEAEALPLQRIFLAEKWIVARLHYGHVDPREAGSGNIVNCGAAMYMAPVGLVNAAHPQAAYAEALDVAGAHQSSYGREAAGVFAAAVAAACAPGATPASVVETCLSLAKDGTRAAIEAVCATAGRYRDFESAIAPLREAVAPFDTVGPDYRAPSLGARRPSRLHAIEELPVALGMLLVADGDYRQAVLGSVNYGRDCDSIATMSGAIAGALHGERAIPADWAATVGEASRLDLHAPARALAEVAREVFAHDTARRRAHEAAFATLADRP from the coding sequence ATGACATCCACCGCGCCCCCGGCGCCCACGAGGTCCGCACCCCCCACGACGCCCGCGGCGCCCACCCTGGATGAACGGATCGCCGGCGCGCTCGTCGGCGCAGCCGTCGGCGACGCGCTCGGCGGTCCGGTCGAGGGCTACTCCCCTGAGCAGATCGTGGCGCGCCACGGCGGGCGGGTCGCCGGCGTCGTCGGTCCCTGGGCCGGCGACGACTGGCGCACCGCCCGCCCCGTCGCCCCGTACCACAAGGGCGACGGTCACGTCACCGACGACACCTTGATGACCCATGCGCTGATCCGGGTGTACGGAAAGGTCCGCGGGCATCTCGACGCGTACTCCGTCGCCGACCACCTCGTACCGGAACTCATCTCGAATCCCCGCTGGATTCCGGAGCTGGAGGCCGAGGCGCTGCCGCTCCAGCGGATCTTCCTCGCCGAGAAGTGGATCGTCGCCCGGCTGCACTACGGCCACGTCGACCCGCGCGAGGCGGGCTCGGGGAACATCGTCAACTGCGGGGCTGCGATGTACATGGCGCCGGTGGGCCTGGTGAACGCGGCCCATCCGCAGGCCGCGTACGCCGAGGCTCTGGATGTCGCGGGCGCCCATCAGTCGTCGTACGGGAGGGAGGCGGCCGGAGTCTTCGCGGCTGCCGTCGCCGCAGCCTGCGCCCCGGGCGCGACGCCCGCGAGCGTCGTCGAGACCTGTCTGTCGCTGGCCAAGGACGGGACCCGGGCCGCGATCGAGGCGGTCTGCGCAACGGCCGGCCGGTACCGGGACTTCGAGTCGGCGATCGCCCCGCTGCGGGAGGCCGTCGCCCCCTTCGACACGGTCGGCCCCGACTACCGTGCCCCCTCGCTCGGCGCCCGCCGCCCGTCCCGGCTGCACGCCATCGAGGAACTTCCCGTCGCGCTCGGGATGCTGCTGGTCGCGGACGGGGACTACCGGCAGGCGGTCCTCGGTTCGGTCAACTACGGGCGGGACTGCGACTCGATCGCCACGATGAGCGGAGCGATCGCGGGCGCACTGCACGGCGAGCGGGCGATCCCGGCAGACTGGGCGGCGACGGTCGGCGAGGCCAGCCGGCTCGATCTGCACGCCCCGGCCCGCGCCCTGGCCGAGGTCGCCCGCGAGGTGTTCGCGCACGACACGGCCCGCCGCCGCGCCCACGAGGCCGCCTTCGCCACGCTGGCGGACCGGCCATGA
- a CDS encoding ADP-ribosylglycohydrolase family protein → MTATVRVTWVQPEDLVGHELRQAAEDGRDVRDIERRWYEAGGSPAPDRAGASAPPVPPGLRAVAGHLLDELALLESPLADDEPTALDAVRDACPHWPRPRTEPGTVERERLHAAWLGRAAGCLLGKPVEKLPLEGIRALARATGNWPLSTWFTARGLPPALAATYPWNRRSAPTSLAENIDGMPEDDDLNHPLLTVLLLQRYGSAFTTADLARLWLEELPAGRTFTAERIAYRNLLDGLEPPDTARHHNPFREWIGAQIRADVHGWTHPGDPAAAAEQAHRDAVLTHTGNGVYGAMFTAAALAEAAGGEADVHGCLAAGLRVVPPRSRFAHAVRDGIATAREEKRFDTVVDRLHEAYGRYHWVHVLPNAALLAAALTHADGDFTGSICRAVSGGWDTDSNGATAGSLAGLLAGRPDALPDRWTTPLKNRLATSVTGFDSVGFDTLADLTHRLTRITRLTHEEALRP, encoded by the coding sequence ATGACCGCGACGGTGCGGGTCACCTGGGTCCAGCCCGAGGATCTGGTCGGGCACGAGCTGCGGCAGGCGGCCGAGGACGGGCGGGACGTCCGGGACATCGAGCGCCGGTGGTACGAGGCCGGCGGCTCGCCCGCGCCGGACCGTGCGGGCGCCTCGGCACCCCCGGTGCCTCCTGGGCTGCGCGCGGTCGCCGGGCATCTGCTGGACGAACTCGCCCTGCTGGAATCGCCGTTGGCGGATGACGAACCCACCGCTCTCGACGCGGTCCGGGATGCCTGCCCGCACTGGCCGCGCCCACGCACGGAGCCGGGCACCGTGGAACGCGAGCGGCTGCACGCGGCCTGGCTGGGCCGCGCCGCCGGCTGCCTGCTGGGCAAACCGGTCGAGAAGCTGCCGCTGGAGGGCATCCGCGCCCTGGCCCGCGCCACCGGCAACTGGCCGCTGAGCACCTGGTTCACCGCCAGGGGGCTGCCCCCTGCGCTCGCGGCCACGTATCCCTGGAACCGGCGCTCCGCACCCACCTCGCTGGCCGAGAACATCGACGGGATGCCCGAGGACGACGACCTCAACCACCCGTTGCTCACGGTGCTGTTGCTCCAGCGGTACGGCAGCGCCTTCACCACCGCCGACCTGGCCAGGCTCTGGCTGGAGGAGCTTCCGGCGGGCCGGACGTTCACCGCCGAACGGATCGCGTACCGCAATCTGCTCGACGGCCTCGAACCGCCGGACACCGCCCGCCACCACAATCCGTTCCGGGAGTGGATCGGGGCGCAGATCCGCGCCGATGTGCACGGCTGGACCCATCCCGGCGACCCGGCCGCGGCGGCGGAACAGGCCCACCGCGACGCGGTCCTCACCCACACCGGGAACGGGGTGTACGGCGCGATGTTCACCGCGGCGGCGCTCGCCGAGGCGGCCGGGGGCGAGGCCGATGTGCACGGGTGTCTCGCCGCCGGGCTGCGCGTGGTGCCCCCGCGCTCCCGGTTCGCCCACGCCGTACGGGACGGCATCGCCACGGCCCGCGAGGAGAAGCGTTTCGATACGGTCGTCGACCGGTTGCACGAGGCGTACGGCAGGTATCACTGGGTGCATGTGCTGCCCAACGCGGCTCTGCTCGCCGCCGCCCTCACCCATGCCGACGGCGACTTCACCGGCTCGATCTGCCGTGCGGTGTCCGGCGGCTGGGACACCGACTCCAACGGGGCGACCGCCGGTTCGCTCGCCGGGCTGCTGGCCGGGCGGCCGGACGCGCTGCCCGACCGGTGGACCACCCCGCTGAAGAACCGGCTCGCCACGTCCGTCACCGGATTCGACTCGGTCGGCTTCGACACCCTCGCCGACCTGACCCACCGGCTCACCCGGATCACCCGGCTCACCCACGAGGAGGCACTCCGCCCATGA
- a CDS encoding ADP-ribosylglycohydrolase family protein: MELTAGNPAGPRTSGAREAVRGAPDPAGQARGSLGDRARGALLGLAVGDALGAPAENMRPSEIRRRWGRIEGFVSDDPAGTDDTEYAIFSGLLLARHGSALTVTHVERAWHLWIADLDEGPFRGAGFSERGTLENLRRGLAAPISAQHRHAWSDGLAMRAAPFGVFAAGRPAEAARLVAVDGRVSHEGEGIYGGQAVAAGVAAAMTGSGVTSVIAAALSVVPMDSWTARSLRRAVTAAQHPYPDRLTRERAVRSAVVIGGYPWTDLAPEAVGLAFGAFAAARGDFRTAVLMAVNMGRDADTTAAVAGALAGALHGASAIPRNWADAIGPVRGSCLPSMRGYHVLDIAELLTPDEPEERGGDGPPAAGARRDDVPATVVGR, encoded by the coding sequence ATGGAGCTGACCGCAGGAAATCCGGCAGGGCCGCGGACGAGCGGCGCACGGGAGGCGGTGCGCGGGGCTCCGGACCCGGCCGGTCAGGCCCGGGGCAGCCTCGGCGACCGGGCCAGGGGCGCGCTGCTGGGCCTCGCGGTCGGCGACGCGCTGGGCGCTCCCGCGGAGAACATGCGGCCCTCGGAGATCCGCCGCCGCTGGGGCCGGATCGAGGGCTTCGTGAGCGACGATCCGGCGGGCACGGACGACACGGAGTACGCGATCTTCTCCGGGCTGCTGCTGGCCCGGCACGGCTCCGCGCTGACCGTCACCCATGTCGAGCGGGCCTGGCACCTGTGGATCGCCGATCTGGACGAGGGTCCGTTCCGCGGCGCCGGTTTCAGCGAGCGGGGCACGCTGGAGAACCTGCGCCGCGGCCTGGCCGCCCCGATCTCCGCCCAGCACCGGCACGCCTGGAGCGACGGCCTGGCGATGCGGGCGGCCCCCTTCGGCGTCTTCGCGGCCGGCCGGCCCGCAGAGGCGGCACGGCTGGTCGCGGTGGACGGCCGGGTCAGCCACGAGGGCGAGGGCATCTACGGCGGCCAGGCGGTGGCGGCCGGGGTCGCGGCCGCGATGACGGGGTCCGGGGTCACCTCCGTGATCGCCGCCGCGCTCTCCGTCGTCCCCATGGACTCCTGGACGGCACGCTCGCTGCGCCGGGCGGTCACGGCCGCGCAGCACCCGTATCCCGACCGCCTCACGAGGGAACGGGCGGTGCGCTCGGCCGTCGTCATCGGCGGATACCCGTGGACGGACCTGGCGCCGGAGGCGGTGGGCCTGGCCTTCGGCGCGTTCGCGGCGGCGCGCGGGGACTTCCGTACGGCGGTGCTGATGGCGGTCAACATGGGCCGCGACGCCGACACGACCGCCGCGGTGGCGGGCGCCCTGGCCGGTGCGCTGCACGGGGCGTCCGCCATCCCGCGCAACTGGGCGGACGCGATCGGCCCGGTCCGCGGCAGCTGCCTCCCGTCGATGCGCGGCTACCACGTCCTGGACATCGCGGAACTGCTCACCCCGGACGAGCCGGAGGAGCGGGGCGGGGACGGTCCTCCCGCCGCCGGGGCCCGCCGGGACGACGTCCCCGCAACGGTGGTGGGGCGATGA
- a CDS encoding ADP-ribosylglycohydrolase family protein produces MTTARDASCTAHSGVATYPDDGSAHRGEVSPARPAAVTARRARIEGLLLGLAAGDAAGWPAARHRAARMPEWTRRLTRELDTFAEQNATTTLPVPIALNQPPEPLRLGPSDDAEWAAFAAGTVLTSAAGALQGLSPGRRMRAAVDAAWNALAAEVAAAAARAPEVESAVLPLRARISVRAGLGNLAAGLRPPATGHDNPHYFDDAACVRAAVLAVVHPGDPEAAADLAEFDARYTQDGDGVHGARAMAAAIAEALGGADVDTTVNAALAQLPEGTEIARNAAHAVRIARDFAGERAGAFALVPVLEHQIVDHVYSYGIAAAETVPVALALATAARGDIAQAVPSAACLSRVADSAPALAGALTGALGSITTVPAGWREACRTLAGCALPRFAGTDLIELAGLLADTEPVPLGGQFGHDIHRAPGAHEVRTPHDARGAHPG; encoded by the coding sequence ATGACCACGGCCAGGGACGCCTCCTGTACCGCGCACTCCGGCGTCGCCACGTATCCGGACGACGGGAGCGCACACCGCGGCGAGGTCTCCCCCGCCCGCCCGGCCGCAGTCACAGCGCGCCGGGCCCGGATCGAGGGACTGCTGCTCGGGCTGGCCGCCGGGGACGCGGCCGGGTGGCCGGCCGCGCGACACCGGGCGGCCCGGATGCCGGAGTGGACCCGGCGCCTGACCCGCGAGCTCGACACCTTCGCCGAGCAGAACGCGACGACCACACTGCCCGTCCCCATCGCGCTCAACCAGCCGCCCGAGCCCCTGCGGCTCGGCCCGTCCGACGACGCCGAATGGGCGGCGTTCGCCGCCGGGACCGTGCTCACCTCGGCGGCGGGTGCGCTGCAGGGGCTGAGCCCCGGACGCCGGATGCGGGCCGCCGTGGACGCCGCGTGGAACGCGCTGGCCGCCGAGGTCGCCGCGGCCGCCGCCCGGGCGCCCGAGGTCGAGTCGGCGGTGCTGCCGCTGCGGGCGCGGATCTCGGTCCGGGCCGGGCTCGGCAACCTCGCCGCCGGTCTCCGCCCGCCCGCCACCGGCCACGACAACCCGCACTACTTCGACGACGCGGCGTGTGTGCGCGCCGCCGTGCTGGCCGTCGTGCACCCCGGTGACCCCGAGGCGGCGGCCGACCTCGCGGAGTTCGACGCGCGCTACACCCAGGACGGCGACGGGGTGCACGGGGCGCGGGCGATGGCCGCGGCGATCGCCGAGGCGCTCGGCGGTGCGGACGTGGACACCACGGTGAACGCCGCGCTCGCCCAGCTCCCCGAGGGCACCGAGATCGCCCGCAACGCCGCCCACGCGGTCCGCATCGCCCGCGACTTCGCCGGTGAGCGGGCCGGTGCGTTCGCCCTCGTACCGGTGCTGGAGCATCAGATCGTCGACCACGTCTACAGCTACGGGATCGCCGCGGCCGAAACGGTCCCCGTCGCCCTCGCCCTGGCCACCGCGGCCCGCGGAGACATCGCACAGGCGGTGCCGTCGGCGGCCTGCCTGTCCCGGGTCGCCGACTCGGCGCCCGCACTGGCCGGCGCGCTCACCGGGGCGCTGGGATCGATCACCACCGTGCCCGCCGGCTGGCGCGAGGCGTGCCGCACCCTGGCGGGGTGCGCGCTGCCCCGTTTCGCGGGCACGGATCTGATCGAACTCGCCGGGCTGCTGGCAGACACGGAACCGGTACCCCTGGGTGGACAATTCGGACATGACATCCACCGCGCCCCCGGCGCCCACGAGGTCCGCACCCCCCACGACGCCCGCGGCGCCCACCCTGGATGA